Proteins from a single region of Megachile rotundata isolate GNS110a chromosome 7, iyMegRotu1, whole genome shotgun sequence:
- the CPR27 gene encoding cuticular protein 27 isoform X2 has protein sequence MKVLCLLFCVGLAFAQHNQYVTTPVPILKQINKHNEDGSYSYGYEAADGSYKIESKYPTGEVYGKYGFVDDTGNVREVEYGASRRGFEPAGPGINVPPPTLTGNSIANPNAPEDDGQYREDPSVYYTDPRYTNGERYDPAPRQPLTYNPPKPLPAPIYNPPRPPPQVQYQPKPQYQPEYRPQYRSQYQPQYQGQQQSYPSAPIQSGLQGRPAPVDPNAGLASYTVNYRR, from the exons GTGCTGTGTCTCTTGTTTTGCGTTGGCCTTGCGTTCGCCCAGCACAATCAATACGTGACCACGCCGGTGCCCATTTTGAAGCAAATCAACAA ACACAACGAAGATGGCAGCTACAGTTACGGATACGAAGCAGCAGACGGTTCTTACAAAATCGAGTCAAAATACCCGACCGGTGAAGTATACGGAAAATACGGATTCGTGGATGACACCGGAAACGTTCGAGAAGTGGAATATGGAGCATCCAGGCGTGGTTTCGAGCCAGCTGGTCCTGGAATAAACGTGCCTCCTCCAACCCTAACCGGCAATAGCATTGCTAACCCAAACGCACCTGAGGACGACGGTCAATATAGGGAGGATCCTTCTGTTTACTATACTGATCCTCGGTACACGAATGGAGAACGTTATGATCCGGCTCCTCGTCAACCTTTGACCTACAATCCACCGAAACCTCTTCCGGCGCCGATTTACAACCCTCCAAG GCCTCCACCACAAGTGCAATACCAGCCAAAGCCGCAATACCAGCCAGAATATCGACCACAATATCGATCGCAGTATCAACCGCAATATCAGGGCCAGCAGCAGTCATATCCTAGCGCGCCGATTCAAAGTGGTCTGCAAGGTCGTCCAGCACCCGTGGATCCCAACGCTGGTTTAGCCTCTTACACGGTTAATTACAGGCGATAG
- the CPR27 gene encoding cuticular protein 27 isoform X1: MYLPVLCLLFCVGLAFAQHNQYVTTPVPILKQINKHNEDGSYSYGYEAADGSYKIESKYPTGEVYGKYGFVDDTGNVREVEYGASRRGFEPAGPGINVPPPTLTGNSIANPNAPEDDGQYREDPSVYYTDPRYTNGERYDPAPRQPLTYNPPKPLPAPIYNPPRPPPQVQYQPKPQYQPEYRPQYRSQYQPQYQGQQQSYPSAPIQSGLQGRPAPVDPNAGLASYTVNYRR, from the exons GTGCTGTGTCTCTTGTTTTGCGTTGGCCTTGCGTTCGCCCAGCACAATCAATACGTGACCACGCCGGTGCCCATTTTGAAGCAAATCAACAA ACACAACGAAGATGGCAGCTACAGTTACGGATACGAAGCAGCAGACGGTTCTTACAAAATCGAGTCAAAATACCCGACCGGTGAAGTATACGGAAAATACGGATTCGTGGATGACACCGGAAACGTTCGAGAAGTGGAATATGGAGCATCCAGGCGTGGTTTCGAGCCAGCTGGTCCTGGAATAAACGTGCCTCCTCCAACCCTAACCGGCAATAGCATTGCTAACCCAAACGCACCTGAGGACGACGGTCAATATAGGGAGGATCCTTCTGTTTACTATACTGATCCTCGGTACACGAATGGAGAACGTTATGATCCGGCTCCTCGTCAACCTTTGACCTACAATCCACCGAAACCTCTTCCGGCGCCGATTTACAACCCTCCAAG GCCTCCACCACAAGTGCAATACCAGCCAAAGCCGCAATACCAGCCAGAATATCGACCACAATATCGATCGCAGTATCAACCGCAATATCAGGGCCAGCAGCAGTCATATCCTAGCGCGCCGATTCAAAGTGGTCTGCAAGGTCGTCCAGCACCCGTGGATCCCAACGCTGGTTTAGCCTCTTACACGGTTAATTACAGGCGATAG